In Niveispirillum cyanobacteriorum, the following proteins share a genomic window:
- a CDS encoding envelope stress response membrane protein PspB has translation MFNSPFIVPVMALMIPIVAIVMKHLTQMRAMRVGGLSEGAAAELSDRAARLEDRVLQLERILDAEAPGWRSRA, from the coding sequence ATGTTCAACTCACCCTTTATCGTTCCCGTCATGGCCCTGATGATCCCCATTGTGGCCATCGTCATGAAGCATCTGACACAGATGCGGGCCATGCGGGTCGGGGGCCTGTCGGAAGGGGCGGCTGCCGAACTGTCGGATCGGGCCGCACGGCTGGAGGACCGGGTCCTGCAGCTTGAAAGAATCTTGGACGCGGAAGCACCAGGTTGGCGCAGTCGCGCCTGA